A stretch of the Desulfobacter sp. genome encodes the following:
- a CDS encoding TetR/AcrR family transcriptional regulator: MGTKERKKREKINRKTQILGAARALLFSKGLGGTSVNAIAARVELSVPAIYRYYKNKDEIIFDLSEEGLQLLQKDICLATEAAQYPELKLEAIALAYRRFSIVQKDYFTVINHFLTSPETVLPDHLKHRIDHYGEHILMQVVSAVEQGCKTGRLSCDDPRRFSLMFWGSINGIIQLQKIEHTIFSGKDHEALYQHTVETLIQSIQISESPLKNAH; encoded by the coding sequence ATGGGAACAAAAGAACGGAAAAAAAGGGAAAAGATAAACCGTAAGACCCAGATCCTCGGGGCTGCGCGTGCACTTTTATTCAGTAAAGGGCTTGGCGGGACATCTGTTAACGCAATTGCCGCCCGGGTTGAATTGAGTGTGCCTGCCATTTACCGGTATTATAAGAATAAGGATGAGATTATTTTTGATCTTTCCGAAGAGGGGCTTCAACTGCTGCAAAAGGATATTTGTTTGGCAACAGAGGCTGCCCAATATCCGGAGCTGAAACTGGAAGCCATTGCCCTGGCCTACCGCCGGTTCAGCATCGTCCAGAAAGATTATTTTACCGTGATTAATCATTTTTTAACCTCCCCTGAAACCGTGCTGCCGGATCACCTTAAGCATAGAATTGATCACTATGGTGAACATATTTTAATGCAGGTTGTCTCTGCCGTTGAGCAAGGCTGTAAAACCGGGCGGTTGTCCTGTGATGATCCCCGTCGTTTCAGCCTTATGTTCTGGGGGAGCATCAACGGGATCATCCAGCTCCAGAAGATTGAGCATACCATTTTTTCCGGCAAGGACCATGAGGCCTTGTATCAGCATACCGTGGAGACCCTGATACAGAGCATACAGATCAGTGAATCTCCCTTGAAAAATGCCCATTAA
- a CDS encoding type III secretion system chaperone, which yields MDFIDKIISGFGTMVGLSDLALDDGNCCTLQFDQVIVNVEYLPDTRVFYFYTRIGAIPANKEVRLQIFEYLLESNCFYRKAHGGVLGIDGEQDAVIYTHKFNADDLDAKIFGDYMEAFVNTAETFAGDLLDESGDKSNAMPPMGGLRV from the coding sequence ATGGATTTCATAGACAAGATAATTTCGGGCTTTGGCACCATGGTCGGGCTTTCTGACCTGGCCCTGGACGATGGCAACTGCTGTACCCTTCAATTTGATCAGGTGATTGTGAATGTCGAGTATCTGCCCGATACCCGGGTGTTTTATTTTTATACCAGGATCGGGGCCATTCCGGCCAACAAAGAGGTCCGGCTTCAGATATTTGAATACCTGCTGGAGAGTAATTGTTTTTATCGCAAGGCCCATGGCGGGGTGCTCGGCATTGATGGGGAACAGGATGCCGTGATTTATACCCATAAATTTAATGCAGACGATCTTGATGCCAAAATTTTTGGCGATTATATGGAGGCCTTTGTGAACACGGCCGAGACTTTTGCCGGGGACCTGCTGGATGAATCAGGAGACAAGAGCAATGCCATGCCCCCCATGGGGGGGCTCCGGGTATAG
- a CDS encoding iron ABC transporter substrate-binding protein — MKKLKYVLWIVVILFSAGSAAAQEVTDARGRTLTLPDRVERIICSGPGCLRLVAYLGAQDLVVGVDDIETRQRKFDARPYAFANKDFRSLPVFGGFRGQDDPEKILGLDPMPQVIFKTFNGTGCDPDELWKKTRIPVVVLEYGDLGQGRSDLFASIDLMGKILDKQPRALEVIDFFKGEIQALADRSLDMPEKKTCFIGGIAFKGPHGFHSTEPCYPPFEFVNGLNIAGKDRPLGKALKQTLFSKEEILEADPAIIFVDLSTLQMGEGHGGLFELKTDPIYQALTAVQKNQVFGVLPYNWYSQNFGSILADAWYAGKILYPDRFKEIDPVKEADRIYSFLLSVPVFEQMNALFEHKVFTRLDLEK; from the coding sequence ATGAAAAAATTAAAATATGTTTTGTGGATTGTCGTGATTTTGTTTTCTGCTGGCAGTGCCGCGGCACAAGAGGTGACCGATGCCCGGGGCCGGACCCTGACTCTGCCGGACAGGGTGGAGCGGATCATCTGTTCGGGCCCGGGCTGCTTGAGGCTGGTCGCCTATCTTGGGGCCCAAGATCTGGTTGTGGGGGTGGATGATATTGAAACCCGGCAGCGTAAATTTGATGCAAGGCCCTATGCCTTTGCCAACAAGGACTTTCGGTCCTTGCCTGTTTTTGGGGGATTCAGGGGCCAGGATGATCCTGAGAAAATTTTAGGCCTTGATCCCATGCCCCAGGTGATTTTTAAAACCTTTAACGGTACCGGGTGTGATCCGGATGAGCTATGGAAAAAAACAAGGATTCCCGTGGTGGTCCTGGAGTATGGAGATCTTGGACAGGGAAGGTCAGATCTGTTTGCCTCCATTGACCTCATGGGCAAGATTCTGGACAAACAACCAAGGGCCCTGGAGGTGATTGATTTTTTCAAGGGCGAGATCCAGGCCCTGGCAGACCGTTCTCTGGATATGCCCGAAAAAAAAACATGCTTTATCGGAGGCATTGCCTTTAAAGGACCCCACGGCTTTCATTCCACAGAGCCGTGTTATCCCCCGTTTGAATTTGTAAACGGCCTTAACATTGCCGGCAAAGACCGCCCTTTGGGCAAAGCCCTTAAACAGACCCTCTTTTCCAAGGAAGAAATTCTGGAGGCTGATCCTGCCATTATTTTTGTGGATTTGAGTACCCTTCAGATGGGAGAGGGCCATGGGGGACTCTTTGAGCTGAAAACAGATCCAATCTACCAGGCCCTGACCGCGGTTCAAAAAAATCAGGTCTTTGGGGTGCTGCCCTATAATTGGTATAGCCAGAATTTTGGTTCCATACTTGCCGATGCCTGGTATGCAGGGAAAATTCTTTATCCGGACAGGTTCAAGGAGATTGATCCTGTGAAAGAGGCCGACCGGATCTATTCCTTTTTATTGTCAGTTCCGGTGTTTGAACAGATGAATGCCCTGTTCGAACACAAGGTCTTTACCCGGCTGGACTTGGAAAAATAG